In Drosophila teissieri strain GT53w chromosome 2R, Prin_Dtei_1.1, whole genome shotgun sequence, the following proteins share a genomic window:
- the LOC122613693 gene encoding amphiphysin isoform X2, with the protein MSENKGIMLAKSVQKHAGRAKEKILQNLGKVDRTADEIFDDHLNNFNRQQASANRLQKEFNNYIRCVRAAQAASKTLMDSVCEIYEPQWSGYDALQAQTGASESLWADFAHKLGDQVLIPLNTYTGQFPEMKKKVEKRNRKLIDYDGQRHSFQNLQANANKRKDDVKLTKGREQLEEARRTYEILNTELHDELPALYDSRILFLVTNLQTLFATEQVFHNETAKIYSELEAIVDKLATESQRGSNTLRKQTSNPIKTSSPVQSPVNKLNNANINSNYQNQITTNGGSSLANSQPRPESPAAALVAATPTSPTENGLTTKSLERPELSGLNASAKATTTTQTSPTEEKAVVSEAVKPSETEGAAAAPPAAAAVAASATPAPPAATPVQINGNNNEPSITKEGGKQPKELPSTTSNAEAAAEAAANNGNSIEEHKQKKLGNDTTVTATGTATATETVTVTQHNPVTSTDTDNTDKVTISDTDKSTKSSTGTSQKGRPVPVVNRHSVNNLNKNPFEDDDERIYEVPADANTADLPAGVLYRVKATYGYAKEDVDELSFEIGDLIRVIEYDDPEDQEEGWLMGQKEGTNEKGLFPANFTRPI; encoded by the exons ATGTCCGAAAATAAAGGCATCATGCTGGCCAAATCAGTTCAAAAACACGCAGGACGTGCCAAGGAGAAG ATTCTACAGAACTTGGGCAAAGTCGATCGCACCGCAGATGAAATCTTCGACGATCACCTGAACAACTTCAATCGCCAGCAGGCTAGTGCCAACAGATTACAAAAGGAGTTCAATAACTACATAAGATGTGTTCGCG CCGCACAAGCCGCCTCCAAGACTCTGATGGATTCCGTTTGCGAGATCTACGAGCCACAGTGGAGCGGCTACGATGCCCTGCAAGCACAGACGGGTGCCTCGGAAAGTCTGTGGGCGGACTTTGCGCACAAATTGGGGGACCAAGTCCTCATACCGCTCAACACATACACCGGACAGTTTCCCGAAATGAAG AAAAAAGTGGAGAAGCGCAACCGCAAGCTGATTGACTACGATGGCCAACGACACTCTTTCCAGAATCTGCAGGCCAATGCCAACAAGCGCAAAGATGATGTCAAA CTAACCAAAGGACGCGAGCAGCTGGAGGAAGCCAGACGCACCTACGAAATCCTGAACACGGAACTGCACGACGAGCTGCCCGCCTTATACGACTCCAGGATACTGTTCCTGGTCACCAACTTGCAGACGCTCTTCGCCACAGAGCAAGTGTTCCACAACGAAACGGCCAAG ATTTATTCGGAACTGGAGGCAATCGTCGACAAATTGGCCACAGAATCGCAGCGCGGCTCCAATACGCTACGCAAGCAAACAA GCAATCCCATCAAGACATCGAGCCCAGTGCAGTCGCCAGTGAATAAGTTAAACAATgccaacatcaacagcaactaTCAGAATCAGATCACTACAAACGGTGGCTCCAGTTTGGCAAACAGCC AACCACGCCCGGaatccccagcagcagcactagtagcggccacgcccaccagtcCCACGGAGAATGGGCTAACCACCAAGTCACTGGAGCGTCCCGAGCTCAGTGGTCTGAATGCGAGTGCCAAGGCAACCACAACCACGCAGACATCGCCCACGGAGGAGAAGGCGGTGGTCAGTGAAGCAGTGAAGCCATCGGAAACCGAGggagcagcggcagctccacctgcagcagcagcagtagcagcatcTGCGACACCTGCCCCACCAGCAGCGACACCTGTCCAAatcaatggcaacaacaatgaacCCTCGATTACCAAGGAAGGTGGCAAACAGCCCAAGGAGCTGCCATCCACCACATCCAATGCAGAAGCTGCTGCCGAGGCGGCGGCCAACAACGGCAATTCCATCGAGGAGCACAAGCAGAAGAAACTAGGTAATGACACAACAGTCACAGCCACAggcacagccacagccacagaaACAGTAACAGTCACCCAGCACAACCCAGTTACAtcaacagatacagataatACAGATAAAGTAACCATatcagatacagataaaaGTACTAAGAGCAGCACAGGCACTAGTCAGAAAGGTAGACCAGTACCAGTAGTTAATAGGCACAGCGTAAATAATCTTAATAAGAATCCGTTCGAGGATGACGACGAACGCATCTACGAGGTGCCCGCTG ATGCCAACACTGCTGACTTGCCGGCCGGAGTTCTTTACCGGGTGAAGGCCACCTATGGCTACGCCAAGGAGGATGTGGATGAACTGAGCTTCGAGATCGGTGACCTTATTCGCGTTATTGAGTACGACGATCCCGAGGATCAG GAGGAGGGCTGGCTGATGGGTCAGAAGGAGGGCACCAACGAGAAGGGACTCTTCCCCGCCAACTTCACGCGTCCCATCTGA
- the LOC122613693 gene encoding bridging integrator 2 isoform X1, giving the protein MSENKGIMLAKSVQKHAGRAKEKILQNLGKVDRTADEIFDDHLNNFNRQQASANRLQKEFNNYIRCVRAAQAASKTLMDSVCEIYEPQWSGYDALQAQTGASESLWADFAHKLGDQVLIPLNTYTGQFPEMKKKVEKRNRKLIDYDGQRHSFQNLQANANKRKDDVKLTKGREQLEEARRTYEILNTELHDELPALYDSRILFLVTNLQTLFATEQVFHNETAKIYSELEAIVDKLATESQRGSNTLRKQTSNPIKTSSPVQSPVNKLNNANINSNYQNQITTNGGSSLANSPTSTSSSLQEPRFDSVSSTPEPRPESPAAALVAATPTSPTENGLTTKSLERPELSGLNASAKATTTTQTSPTEEKAVVSEAVKPSETEGAAAAPPAAAAVAASATPAPPAATPVQINGNNNEPSITKEGGKQPKELPSTTSNAEAAAEAAANNGNSIEEHKQKKLGNDTTVTATGTATATETVTVTQHNPVTSTDTDNTDKVTISDTDKSTKSSTGTSQKGRPVPVVNRHSVNNLNKNPFEDDDERIYEVPADANTADLPAGVLYRVKATYGYAKEDVDELSFEIGDLIRVIEYDDPEDQEEGWLMGQKEGTNEKGLFPANFTRPI; this is encoded by the exons ATGTCCGAAAATAAAGGCATCATGCTGGCCAAATCAGTTCAAAAACACGCAGGACGTGCCAAGGAGAAG ATTCTACAGAACTTGGGCAAAGTCGATCGCACCGCAGATGAAATCTTCGACGATCACCTGAACAACTTCAATCGCCAGCAGGCTAGTGCCAACAGATTACAAAAGGAGTTCAATAACTACATAAGATGTGTTCGCG CCGCACAAGCCGCCTCCAAGACTCTGATGGATTCCGTTTGCGAGATCTACGAGCCACAGTGGAGCGGCTACGATGCCCTGCAAGCACAGACGGGTGCCTCGGAAAGTCTGTGGGCGGACTTTGCGCACAAATTGGGGGACCAAGTCCTCATACCGCTCAACACATACACCGGACAGTTTCCCGAAATGAAG AAAAAAGTGGAGAAGCGCAACCGCAAGCTGATTGACTACGATGGCCAACGACACTCTTTCCAGAATCTGCAGGCCAATGCCAACAAGCGCAAAGATGATGTCAAA CTAACCAAAGGACGCGAGCAGCTGGAGGAAGCCAGACGCACCTACGAAATCCTGAACACGGAACTGCACGACGAGCTGCCCGCCTTATACGACTCCAGGATACTGTTCCTGGTCACCAACTTGCAGACGCTCTTCGCCACAGAGCAAGTGTTCCACAACGAAACGGCCAAG ATTTATTCGGAACTGGAGGCAATCGTCGACAAATTGGCCACAGAATCGCAGCGCGGCTCCAATACGCTACGCAAGCAAACAA GCAATCCCATCAAGACATCGAGCCCAGTGCAGTCGCCAGTGAATAAGTTAAACAATgccaacatcaacagcaactaTCAGAATCAGATCACTACAAACGGTGGCTCCAGTTTGGCAAACAGCC CGACATCCACCAGCTCGTCGCTGCAAGAGCCTCGATTTGATTCAGTTTCTTCAACACCAGAACCACGCCCGGaatccccagcagcagcactagtagcggccacgcccaccagtcCCACGGAGAATGGGCTAACCACCAAGTCACTGGAGCGTCCCGAGCTCAGTGGTCTGAATGCGAGTGCCAAGGCAACCACAACCACGCAGACATCGCCCACGGAGGAGAAGGCGGTGGTCAGTGAAGCAGTGAAGCCATCGGAAACCGAGggagcagcggcagctccacctgcagcagcagcagtagcagcatcTGCGACACCTGCCCCACCAGCAGCGACACCTGTCCAAatcaatggcaacaacaatgaacCCTCGATTACCAAGGAAGGTGGCAAACAGCCCAAGGAGCTGCCATCCACCACATCCAATGCAGAAGCTGCTGCCGAGGCGGCGGCCAACAACGGCAATTCCATCGAGGAGCACAAGCAGAAGAAACTAGGTAATGACACAACAGTCACAGCCACAggcacagccacagccacagaaACAGTAACAGTCACCCAGCACAACCCAGTTACAtcaacagatacagataatACAGATAAAGTAACCATatcagatacagataaaaGTACTAAGAGCAGCACAGGCACTAGTCAGAAAGGTAGACCAGTACCAGTAGTTAATAGGCACAGCGTAAATAATCTTAATAAGAATCCGTTCGAGGATGACGACGAACGCATCTACGAGGTGCCCGCTG ATGCCAACACTGCTGACTTGCCGGCCGGAGTTCTTTACCGGGTGAAGGCCACCTATGGCTACGCCAAGGAGGATGTGGATGAACTGAGCTTCGAGATCGGTGACCTTATTCGCGTTATTGAGTACGACGATCCCGAGGATCAG GAGGAGGGCTGGCTGATGGGTCAGAAGGAGGGCACCAACGAGAAGGGACTCTTCCCCGCCAACTTCACGCGTCCCATCTGA
- the LOC122613693 gene encoding myc box-dependent-interacting protein 1 isoform X4 yields the protein MSENKGIMLAKSVQKHAGRAKEKILQNLGKVDRTADEIFDDHLNNFNRQQASANRLQKEFNNYIRCVRAAQAASKTLMDSVCEIYEPQWSGYDALQAQTGASESLWADFAHKLGDQVLIPLNTYTGQFPEMKKKVEKRNRKLIDYDGQRHSFQNLQANANKRKDDVKLTKGREQLEEARRTYEILNTELHDELPALYDSRILFLVTNLQTLFATEQVFHNETAKIYSELEAIVDKLATESQRGSNTLRKQTSNPIKTSSPVQSPVNKLNNANINSNYQNQITTNGGSSLANSQPRPESPAAALVAATPTSPTENGLTTKSLERPELSGLNASAKATTTTQTSPTEEKAVVSEAVKPSETEGAAAAPPAAAAVAASATPAPPAATPVQINGNNNEPSITKEGGKQPKELPSTTSNAEAAAEAAANNGNSIEEHKQKKLDANTADLPAGVLYRVKATYGYAKEDVDELSFEIGDLIRVIEYDDPEDQEEGWLMGQKEGTNEKGLFPANFTRPI from the exons ATGTCCGAAAATAAAGGCATCATGCTGGCCAAATCAGTTCAAAAACACGCAGGACGTGCCAAGGAGAAG ATTCTACAGAACTTGGGCAAAGTCGATCGCACCGCAGATGAAATCTTCGACGATCACCTGAACAACTTCAATCGCCAGCAGGCTAGTGCCAACAGATTACAAAAGGAGTTCAATAACTACATAAGATGTGTTCGCG CCGCACAAGCCGCCTCCAAGACTCTGATGGATTCCGTTTGCGAGATCTACGAGCCACAGTGGAGCGGCTACGATGCCCTGCAAGCACAGACGGGTGCCTCGGAAAGTCTGTGGGCGGACTTTGCGCACAAATTGGGGGACCAAGTCCTCATACCGCTCAACACATACACCGGACAGTTTCCCGAAATGAAG AAAAAAGTGGAGAAGCGCAACCGCAAGCTGATTGACTACGATGGCCAACGACACTCTTTCCAGAATCTGCAGGCCAATGCCAACAAGCGCAAAGATGATGTCAAA CTAACCAAAGGACGCGAGCAGCTGGAGGAAGCCAGACGCACCTACGAAATCCTGAACACGGAACTGCACGACGAGCTGCCCGCCTTATACGACTCCAGGATACTGTTCCTGGTCACCAACTTGCAGACGCTCTTCGCCACAGAGCAAGTGTTCCACAACGAAACGGCCAAG ATTTATTCGGAACTGGAGGCAATCGTCGACAAATTGGCCACAGAATCGCAGCGCGGCTCCAATACGCTACGCAAGCAAACAA GCAATCCCATCAAGACATCGAGCCCAGTGCAGTCGCCAGTGAATAAGTTAAACAATgccaacatcaacagcaactaTCAGAATCAGATCACTACAAACGGTGGCTCCAGTTTGGCAAACAGCC AACCACGCCCGGaatccccagcagcagcactagtagcggccacgcccaccagtcCCACGGAGAATGGGCTAACCACCAAGTCACTGGAGCGTCCCGAGCTCAGTGGTCTGAATGCGAGTGCCAAGGCAACCACAACCACGCAGACATCGCCCACGGAGGAGAAGGCGGTGGTCAGTGAAGCAGTGAAGCCATCGGAAACCGAGggagcagcggcagctccacctgcagcagcagcagtagcagcatcTGCGACACCTGCCCCACCAGCAGCGACACCTGTCCAAatcaatggcaacaacaatgaacCCTCGATTACCAAGGAAGGTGGCAAACAGCCCAAGGAGCTGCCATCCACCACATCCAATGCAGAAGCTGCTGCCGAGGCGGCGGCCAACAACGGCAATTCCATCGAGGAGCACAAGCAGAAGAAACTAG ATGCCAACACTGCTGACTTGCCGGCCGGAGTTCTTTACCGGGTGAAGGCCACCTATGGCTACGCCAAGGAGGATGTGGATGAACTGAGCTTCGAGATCGGTGACCTTATTCGCGTTATTGAGTACGACGATCCCGAGGATCAG GAGGAGGGCTGGCTGATGGGTCAGAAGGAGGGCACCAACGAGAAGGGACTCTTCCCCGCCAACTTCACGCGTCCCATCTGA
- the LOC122613693 gene encoding myc box-dependent-interacting protein 1 isoform X5 has protein sequence MSENKGIMLAKSVQKHAGRAKEKILQNLGKVDRTADEIFDDHLNNFNRQQASANRLQKEFNNYIRCVRAAQAASKTLMDSVCEIYEPQWSGYDALQAQTGASESLWADFAHKLGDQVLIPLNTYTGQFPEMKKKVEKRNRKLIDYDGQRHSFQNLQANANKRKDDVKLTKGREQLEEARRTYEILNTELHDELPALYDSRILFLVTNLQTLFATEQVFHNETAKIYSELEAIVDKLATESQRGSNTLRKQTSNPIKTSSPVQSPVNKLNNANINSNYQNQITTNGGSSLANSHANTADLPAGVLYRVKATYGYAKEDVDELSFEIGDLIRVIEYDDPEDQEEGWLMGQKEGTNEKGLFPANFTRPI, from the exons ATGTCCGAAAATAAAGGCATCATGCTGGCCAAATCAGTTCAAAAACACGCAGGACGTGCCAAGGAGAAG ATTCTACAGAACTTGGGCAAAGTCGATCGCACCGCAGATGAAATCTTCGACGATCACCTGAACAACTTCAATCGCCAGCAGGCTAGTGCCAACAGATTACAAAAGGAGTTCAATAACTACATAAGATGTGTTCGCG CCGCACAAGCCGCCTCCAAGACTCTGATGGATTCCGTTTGCGAGATCTACGAGCCACAGTGGAGCGGCTACGATGCCCTGCAAGCACAGACGGGTGCCTCGGAAAGTCTGTGGGCGGACTTTGCGCACAAATTGGGGGACCAAGTCCTCATACCGCTCAACACATACACCGGACAGTTTCCCGAAATGAAG AAAAAAGTGGAGAAGCGCAACCGCAAGCTGATTGACTACGATGGCCAACGACACTCTTTCCAGAATCTGCAGGCCAATGCCAACAAGCGCAAAGATGATGTCAAA CTAACCAAAGGACGCGAGCAGCTGGAGGAAGCCAGACGCACCTACGAAATCCTGAACACGGAACTGCACGACGAGCTGCCCGCCTTATACGACTCCAGGATACTGTTCCTGGTCACCAACTTGCAGACGCTCTTCGCCACAGAGCAAGTGTTCCACAACGAAACGGCCAAG ATTTATTCGGAACTGGAGGCAATCGTCGACAAATTGGCCACAGAATCGCAGCGCGGCTCCAATACGCTACGCAAGCAAACAA GCAATCCCATCAAGACATCGAGCCCAGTGCAGTCGCCAGTGAATAAGTTAAACAATgccaacatcaacagcaactaTCAGAATCAGATCACTACAAACGGTGGCTCCAGTTTGGCAAACAGCC ATGCCAACACTGCTGACTTGCCGGCCGGAGTTCTTTACCGGGTGAAGGCCACCTATGGCTACGCCAAGGAGGATGTGGATGAACTGAGCTTCGAGATCGGTGACCTTATTCGCGTTATTGAGTACGACGATCCCGAGGATCAG GAGGAGGGCTGGCTGATGGGTCAGAAGGAGGGCACCAACGAGAAGGGACTCTTCCCCGCCAACTTCACGCGTCCCATCTGA
- the LOC122613693 gene encoding myc box-dependent-interacting protein 1 isoform X3 has translation MSENKGIMLAKSVQKHAGRAKEKILQNLGKVDRTADEIFDDHLNNFNRQQASANRLQKEFNNYIRCVRAAQAASKTLMDSVCEIYEPQWSGYDALQAQTGASESLWADFAHKLGDQVLIPLNTYTGQFPEMKKKVEKRNRKLIDYDGQRHSFQNLQANANKRKDDVKLTKGREQLEEARRTYEILNTELHDELPALYDSRILFLVTNLQTLFATEQVFHNETAKIYSELEAIVDKLATESQRGSNTLRKQTSNPIKTSSPVQSPVNKLNNANINSNYQNQITTNGGSSLANSPTSTSSSLQEPRFDSVSSTPEPRPESPAAALVAATPTSPTENGLTTKSLERPELSGLNASAKATTTTQTSPTEEKAVVSEAVKPSETEGAAAAPPAAAAVAASATPAPPAATPVQINGNNNEPSITKEGGKQPKELPSTTSNAEAAAEAAANNGNSIEEHKQKKLDANTADLPAGVLYRVKATYGYAKEDVDELSFEIGDLIRVIEYDDPEDQEEGWLMGQKEGTNEKGLFPANFTRPI, from the exons ATGTCCGAAAATAAAGGCATCATGCTGGCCAAATCAGTTCAAAAACACGCAGGACGTGCCAAGGAGAAG ATTCTACAGAACTTGGGCAAAGTCGATCGCACCGCAGATGAAATCTTCGACGATCACCTGAACAACTTCAATCGCCAGCAGGCTAGTGCCAACAGATTACAAAAGGAGTTCAATAACTACATAAGATGTGTTCGCG CCGCACAAGCCGCCTCCAAGACTCTGATGGATTCCGTTTGCGAGATCTACGAGCCACAGTGGAGCGGCTACGATGCCCTGCAAGCACAGACGGGTGCCTCGGAAAGTCTGTGGGCGGACTTTGCGCACAAATTGGGGGACCAAGTCCTCATACCGCTCAACACATACACCGGACAGTTTCCCGAAATGAAG AAAAAAGTGGAGAAGCGCAACCGCAAGCTGATTGACTACGATGGCCAACGACACTCTTTCCAGAATCTGCAGGCCAATGCCAACAAGCGCAAAGATGATGTCAAA CTAACCAAAGGACGCGAGCAGCTGGAGGAAGCCAGACGCACCTACGAAATCCTGAACACGGAACTGCACGACGAGCTGCCCGCCTTATACGACTCCAGGATACTGTTCCTGGTCACCAACTTGCAGACGCTCTTCGCCACAGAGCAAGTGTTCCACAACGAAACGGCCAAG ATTTATTCGGAACTGGAGGCAATCGTCGACAAATTGGCCACAGAATCGCAGCGCGGCTCCAATACGCTACGCAAGCAAACAA GCAATCCCATCAAGACATCGAGCCCAGTGCAGTCGCCAGTGAATAAGTTAAACAATgccaacatcaacagcaactaTCAGAATCAGATCACTACAAACGGTGGCTCCAGTTTGGCAAACAGCC CGACATCCACCAGCTCGTCGCTGCAAGAGCCTCGATTTGATTCAGTTTCTTCAACACCAGAACCACGCCCGGaatccccagcagcagcactagtagcggccacgcccaccagtcCCACGGAGAATGGGCTAACCACCAAGTCACTGGAGCGTCCCGAGCTCAGTGGTCTGAATGCGAGTGCCAAGGCAACCACAACCACGCAGACATCGCCCACGGAGGAGAAGGCGGTGGTCAGTGAAGCAGTGAAGCCATCGGAAACCGAGggagcagcggcagctccacctgcagcagcagcagtagcagcatcTGCGACACCTGCCCCACCAGCAGCGACACCTGTCCAAatcaatggcaacaacaatgaacCCTCGATTACCAAGGAAGGTGGCAAACAGCCCAAGGAGCTGCCATCCACCACATCCAATGCAGAAGCTGCTGCCGAGGCGGCGGCCAACAACGGCAATTCCATCGAGGAGCACAAGCAGAAGAAACTAG ATGCCAACACTGCTGACTTGCCGGCCGGAGTTCTTTACCGGGTGAAGGCCACCTATGGCTACGCCAAGGAGGATGTGGATGAACTGAGCTTCGAGATCGGTGACCTTATTCGCGTTATTGAGTACGACGATCCCGAGGATCAG GAGGAGGGCTGGCTGATGGGTCAGAAGGAGGGCACCAACGAGAAGGGACTCTTCCCCGCCAACTTCACGCGTCCCATCTGA